In the Variovorax sp. S12S4 genome, one interval contains:
- a CDS encoding D-amino acid dehydrogenase — protein MRVIVLGAGLLGVTSAYYLQQLGHEVTVIDRQATPAAETSFANGGQISVSHAEPWANPSAPLKVLQWLGKEDAPLLFRIRADMRQWLWGLQFLRECTPGRTKHNIEQIVRLGTYSREVLQQLRRDTGIAYDQRTQGILHFYTTQKEFDSALAPAEQMRALGCERQVISADEAVKIEPALAHIRSQLAGATYTAEDESGDANLFAREMARLATAAGVKFLMSHTVTALREAGGSIDHVEATDSEGRFQRIRGDAFVLAMGSLSPLYAAPLGIRLPIYPAKGYSVTLPVKDATKAHQVSLTDDEFKLVFSRYTSASGDRLRIAGTAELNGYDRDLNRVRCEAIVRRVEQLFPGAGDTTQAQFWTGLRPATPSNVPLIGKTKLPNLYLNTGHGTLGWTHACGSGKSVARIVSGLAPEVDFAFAGMPTPAARLLQPA, from the coding sequence ATGCGCGTGATCGTTCTTGGCGCCGGCTTGCTCGGCGTGACCTCGGCTTACTACCTCCAGCAACTCGGCCACGAAGTAACCGTCATCGACCGGCAGGCCACCCCCGCCGCCGAGACCAGTTTTGCCAACGGCGGGCAGATCTCCGTCAGCCATGCCGAACCCTGGGCCAATCCGAGCGCACCGCTCAAGGTGCTGCAGTGGTTGGGCAAGGAAGACGCCCCGCTGCTCTTTCGCATTCGCGCGGACATGCGCCAATGGCTCTGGGGCTTGCAGTTCCTGCGCGAATGCACCCCCGGCCGCACGAAGCACAACATCGAGCAGATCGTGCGCCTGGGCACCTACAGCCGCGAAGTGCTGCAGCAATTGCGGCGCGACACCGGCATCGCCTACGACCAGCGCACGCAAGGCATCCTGCACTTCTATACGACGCAGAAAGAGTTCGACAGCGCTCTTGCGCCCGCCGAGCAGATGCGCGCACTCGGCTGCGAACGGCAAGTCATCTCCGCGGATGAGGCAGTGAAGATCGAGCCCGCCCTGGCCCACATCCGTTCGCAATTGGCCGGCGCCACTTACACGGCAGAAGACGAATCCGGCGACGCCAACCTCTTCGCACGCGAAATGGCACGCCTTGCGACAGCAGCCGGCGTGAAGTTCCTCATGAGCCACACGGTGACTGCGCTGCGCGAAGCGGGCGGCAGCATCGACCACGTGGAAGCTACCGACAGCGAAGGCCGCTTCCAACGCATTCGCGGCGACGCCTTCGTGCTTGCGATGGGCTCATTGAGTCCGCTGTATGCCGCGCCGCTGGGCATTCGCCTGCCGATCTATCCGGCCAAAGGCTATTCGGTCACGCTGCCAGTCAAAGACGCGACGAAGGCGCACCAGGTTTCGCTGACCGACGACGAGTTCAAGCTGGTGTTCTCGCGCTATACGTCGGCCTCCGGCGACCGCCTGCGCATTGCCGGCACGGCCGAGCTCAATGGCTACGACCGCGACTTGAACCGCGTGCGCTGCGAAGCGATCGTGCGGCGCGTTGAACAGCTCTTCCCCGGCGCCGGCGACACCACGCAGGCGCAGTTCTGGACCGGCCTGCGCCCCGCGACGCCGAGCAATGTGCCTTTGATCGGCAAGACGAAGCTGCCCAACCTGTACCTGAACACCGGGCACGGCACGCTCGGCTGGACGCATGCGTGCGGCTCGGGCAAGTCGGTGGCGCGGATCGTGAGCGGGCTTGCACCCGAAGTCGATTTTGCGTTTGCCGGCATGCCTACGCCAGCAGCGCGCCTGCTCCAGCCGGCCTGA